Below is a window of Desmonostoc muscorum LEGE 12446 DNA.
AAGTAAAGTTGACATCACCTGATTCATTGAGAGAATCAGTGCCAGCGCCACCGTCGATGAAATCATCACCTCCACCACCATAGAGATAATCATTGCCAGCATTACCGATGAGGCGATCGCTGCCATCTTGACCGTAGAGATAGTCATTGGCATCACCACCGTCGAGGATATCATTACCTGTACCACCATAGAGAGAGTCATTACTGATACCACCATAGATGGTATCTTTGCCTGTTTCTCCATAAAGGCGATCGCTGCCTTCGTAGCCGTAGATGATATCATCAGCTAGGCTTCCGGTCAGGTTATCAGCTGAACGCGTACCATATAAAGTATTTTCAATGACATCTTGAAGCTGAACTGTGACAGTTTGTACACTGCTAGTATTAATGCCGTCGCTGACAGTGACTTGTAATTCAAAGATGGGATTAATTTCAAAGTCAAGTTCGTCGCTATCGTTGACAGTAATTTCTCCAGTGGTGGAGTTGATGTTAAAGCCAACCTGACCATCGCGATCGCTATCCAAGTTACCATCAATAATTGTCCAGTTGGTAAATGTGCTGCCATCCACATCTGTTGCAGCTACAGTCCCAACCACCGCACCATTAGCAACGCCTTCATTAATGCTAAAGCTTTGACCTGCGGTAATCACAGCAGCATCATTCACAGCCATAACATTAATTGTTCTAGTCACCGGAGTACTAGTACCACCGTCACCATCACTGAGGACAACTTCAATAATACGAGGAGTGATTGATGGGTTTTCAGAAACATTAACGTAAGTAATATTATGCAGTAAAGCTTCGACAGCAATACGTGTTGCACTGGTATTGAAGTCAATTACCAAATCCTCACTTCCAGTACCTACAGAGAAAGTACCGATTTCCAGGGTACCGTAGTTGATGATATGACCGTTGAGATTAATTTGAGTTTCGTTACGTATACTAAGACGGTCATCGCTGCTACCACCGCTTTTTATCCGAACAGTCAATTTTCCAGTGTGGAAGTTGGCAGAATCTGGGTCAGTAACAGTTGTATTTGGTTCTGCAATTAATATCGCAGGGGCATTTTCAGTGTAACTAGCAGCATATTCTGGCCAATTGGCGATCGCTGGAGGTGCTATATTAGAAACACCGAGGAAGCGTGCTACTGCAAAAGAACTGTCATCGAATTGACCGACAACAACAATCTTGCCATCCGATTGAGTCGCAACGATATCACTCTCATCGTATGCACTCCAAAGCGGAGTCATAATTTGACCACCTATGCCAAAACTATTATCTAATGTTCCATTAGCATTGTAAGCTAACAGAACAGTCCTGCGATTAAGGCTGTTAGTTTCGCTTTCAATATAGCCACCAACAACAATTTTGCCATTTTGCTGAATGGACAGACTATTAGCACGGTCATCAGTGTTAGCGCTCAGAGGTGCAATAACTTTACCACCATCGCCAAAGTTAGCGTCTAAAGTCCCATCCGTGTTAAAACGGGCAATGGCTAAGTCATTTTGATTAGAGCTAGTATAATTCACGTACTTCCATACTCTTCCAGCAGCAACAATTTTGCCGTCAGCCTGAATTGCAATAGTATGGATTTCTCCACCGGGAGTACCTATCGCAGCCACAACTCTACCACTGTTGCCAAAGCTTGTATCTAGGCTACCATCGGTGTTATAGCGTGTTAGGGCAAATTTAATGTCACTGCCATTATAATCTCTTCCCCCAACAACAATCTTACCATCAGCCTGAATGGCAACAGCATAGCCTTTCGTGCCGTTGACTTTGCCACCATTACCAAAGCTTGCGTCTAGGCTGCCATCGGTGTTGTAACGTATTAGAACATAATCTGCATTACCGTTGCCGATATACCCCGCTAAAATAATCTTGCCGTCTGCCTGAACCAAGACTTTGTGACCGAAGTCTTCACCAAAATTGGTAATAAGTTTGCCGGCGTTGCCAAAGCTGCTATCTAAGCTACCGTCGGCATTATAGCGTGCCAGAGCAAAATCTGGTCGATTTGGTTCGCTGTTGGCTCCCCAAATATACCCAGCAACAACAATCTTGCCGTCAGGCTGGAGAGCAACGCTATAGCCATCTTCACTTCCGGTGCCAATAGAAGTGTTAACTATACCTGCACTACCAAAATTACTGTCTAAACTGCCGTCAATGTTGTAGCGAGCTAAATCAAACTGGCTCAAACCCCCGAAGACAACAATTTTGCCATCCGGTTGAATGGCTACACTCTTAGCGTAAATATTAGAAGTGGTAGATACTATCTCACCATTACCAAAGTTAAGGTCGAGGTCACCAGGATTCATTAACAGCTTGATAAAAACGTTTTGATTGGGACTGGTTAAAATACCATCGCTGACGTTGACTTGTAGATTGACAATGGGAATGGGGTTAATTTGAGGATTAAGGTCATCAATATCATTGATAGCCAACTCTCCGGTATTGGGGTTGATACTGAAAGCTTGATTGCCGTCACCATCTATGTCTAGATTTCCACTGGCGATCGCCCAGTTAGAAAAGGTAGTATTGCTATCAACATCTGTAGCCGTCAATGTCCGAATAATTGTACCGTTGCTAACATTCTCAGGAATATTGAAAAAAATCGGCGCAATTACAGGTGCATCATTGACAGGATTAATCGTAATTGCAGCTGTGTCAGTAGTACTACTAAAAGCAGTCGAGCCACCATTAGTACTTGTGTTACCCAAGTTACCATTTATTCCACTAGTTTGATCCCAAGCACGAAAGGTGATGGCGTTGTTGATGGTGCCGTTGAAGTTTGGGGAAGGGCGGAAATAAACGCGGGTGTTAGCATCTGCCGCCAACAACCGAGCGCTACTATTGGAAACTGTACCCACGCTATACCAGTTTTGCCCATTGTTAGTGCTGTACCACCACGAACCGTTGCTGGTGTTCGTGGTAGTAATAGCAATACCAGTTACTGCCCCATTGTTGGAGTCGCTGACGTTTCCGCCCAGGTTCACCAATGAGGAGACTAACGTACCTACTGCTCCGGAAGGTGCGTCTGAATCTTCGTTGATTGAATTGAGGTTAATAACGGTGTCAGTTAATGTAGGAGCAGTATTACTAGGAGCAGGGGTGAAAGAGTAATTCAAGGTAACATTACCCGTATTAGCTTGATAGCCATCTACAGAAATGTGATAAGTTGTTCCGGCAGTAACTGTGAAACTCACCTGACTAGCTCTATTTCCACTGGCAAGATCGTCGTTAGCAGCAACCAGGCTCAAACTGTTGATGGCATTACCTGTGTAAACATCAAGGTAAGTATCAAAGCCACTACCTATAGTATCAAAAACAATGTTTCCAGAAGCAGGAGCAGTCCAACTCCACCAAATTGAATTTGTGGTTCCTGATTGAATTGGCTCCCCTGATTCACCTGTAGCTCCTACATTATTGCCTGTACTATTGCCTGAGTTACCAGAAAGTATAATTCGGTTGGCAAAGTTGTCATTGGAGGAAGCTAAAACGAAGTTGTAAGTTTCTAATATTTCTGGTTTAAATACCTGAGCAGTCGTCACCTCACCTCGACTGATTTCTAAATTCCAGTCTCCGCCTAAAGCAGCATTCCCTGTGAGATTGGCAGAAGCAGCAATGCTAGCTTTTGTCAACTTGTGCAACTTATCAATAAATTCTTCCCCAGCGTCTCCAGCAGCAACATTACAGCCGTAAAGTAATAGAGATGGAGAAACGCAGAGATGGGAAGACCAGGTTTGTAGTTCCTGAGTGTAGCGTTGCAATGTGCTGAGGCTAAGTTGGGTGTTACCTAAGTAAAGGCAACCAGGGGAGCCATGAGAAATGATGTGTACACTTTCAACTCCACGGCACTGTGATAATACGTGGGTAATTTGTTCTACCCCATCTTGATGGCGATCGAGGATAACTGCCTCTAATTTTAATACAAAAGCTTCGAGTAATATTTCGTAGTTAATTACTGAGGAGTCAATGAAAAGAATGCTTGTGTTTTTCATGTTCATTATATTATTGTCATGATTGTAATTTTGAGTTTTAAGTGTTATTGAAACTCGGTGATATGATATGAAATGCTGGATAATATAAACTCAGAAACTATTGTTCATCAATCTATTCAATAGCTCAGTTCTGATTTATCCTCTTCAGAAAAGCTGACAGTTACTCAAAAAAAGACAGCGATTACCCTAGTAATATTTTGCTGATCTTCAGCCTTAATTTCATCGATAAATTTTCTGATATATTGTCAAGAAATTGTAAAGCTTTAAAAAATATAGTAACAAATGCTACTTTAAATTTCAAGATTCAGTTGATTAGTTGTCTTGAAAAAGGAGTGACGAGTAAGGAGATCACCTCGTTGTGTGATTTCTTGCCACGACACAATATGTGGTAGCGGTAATTCATGTAGACGCGGATCAGCCGCTACTTTCGTTATCTTTTGGGTAAGTCCTGATTACATGATTGTCTAGCTTGTATATGCTTGAAGAGAAAGCTGACGGCTAAATCTGCTAAGTTTGTATCTTAATAAATCTAGCTATTGCTAGATGTTCCAATTTTGTTAAAAGCTATAATCTACATCTGTTGCACCGAGAGATTAACTTGTGGATGCCATTTTAGAACGATCGCATGAATTAAAACAAGCCTTGGTTGATTTCGTCCTCGACGCAGAAGGCGAACTCGCACAAGCACTGGAAACTTATGCAGCTGCACAGTTGCGCCGTGGAAGTGGCGATAGTACACAGCAAGACTTAATCATCGATCGCTTTCTCACAGAAGGAAAAGTGGGCGAACACTCACCACTAGAGTTGTTTATCGCCAGCCATCCAGACTTAGACGAGAGCGATCGCAATTTAATCAATAGTTGGCATCGCAGTTTTATTGGCTTATTTGCCATTACTAACATCCTACCTGATGGCTTTGAATTAACCAACTGGTTAACAGATAAACGCTACATTGTCAAGGCAAACAATCCTCAAACATTACAAGCAATATCTCGTTTGAAAGTCGGAGAAATCTTACTAACTCGCATTTCTCCTGTTACCGATAGCTATTGGATATTCTCTGGCCCTTACACACTCATGGGTAAATTGGGTAAACCAAAACTTGCTGTTGCAATTGGTAATTTCAAAGAAAACTATAAAAGTAATCTTTACAGTGATGCTCCAGATTTGCTAGAGGAAGCTTGGCAATCAGTAGGACAATATCATCAACAGTTTGTAGAATTTTTTGGTACTGATGAAATTACATTACCTGGTTACCAGTTGAATAAAAAAATAGCCGATTTTCAAGAAATAATTACTGAGAAAAGCTTGGCAGCAGCCGGAATAGATACTTCTAAATCCTTGGCAGAAGTGGCAGAAGAAGCTGGCATTGACGATGAGGAAATCAAAGCAGCAGCAGCAGAATTGGGTGCCGACTCCAACACAGTGTCTCAGATATTTAACAGCAAAAAGGGCAATAGCAAAATGGTGATGCCCAAAGTTGATTTACCGCCTGAACTGAAGAAAGCCGAACAGGTAACGGCTCTTTCTCACCCTCGTTGGGGACAAATGTTTTTACCAACATATAGTAAGGTACAAACAATTTTATCAGCAGAAGATTGGCAAAGTGTTGAAGGTGCCCAAAAGTTAATTCGCTACTACCTAGAAGATAAAAGTATTAATGCTTTTATTTGGCATCGATTGGCGCAACAACACCCAACTCAATTAGAAAATGTGTTGCAAACAATCTTAGAACGTCCAGAGTTTCGTCTTGAAAGTGACTTAGACACACTTTTGCAAGAATTCAATAAACCTATTGAGCCAGAGTTACCAGAAATTGCTAGCGTTCCGATACATCTACATAACTTATTTCAAGAAGCTTTAGGAGAAGTGAATAAATCTAAGCCTAAGAATAAGGGACAACAAAAGTCAGCAAAGGGTTTTCAAAGAAGTTAGCAGATATATAATAGATTTCTCGTAGGGGCACGGCATTGCCCATTGGTGTCAACTTAAGCTCAAATGCTTGTCCCACATACGCTTTACTCCACCCTAACCCTCCCCTTGTAAAGGGGAGGGAACTAAATTTCTTTTTCCCCCTTTCCAAGGCAGGGCTGTTTCATTCCATTTCAAACAGGATTTGTCAAGATGGTTAGCGAGAAAATTGTAAGTAAGGGTGACGATGAGATGAACATTTAAACATTGAAATATCAGTAAAATAGTTCATTTTCTGGGCACGCTGGTAACAAAATAACTAATTTTTAATTGCTAGAACCCTTGATTTTTAAAGCTCTTTGGGGAATGAAACAGCCCTGCTTTCCAAGGGGGGATTAAGGGGGGTAAAACGTGTGTAGGACAAGGGTTTCACGTTAAGTTGACACCTATGGGCATTGCCGTGCCCCTACCAACGTATTTGTATCATTATTAAAGTGAAACGGTATAAGGGGGGTAATATCATGTCCGGTTGAAGACTTATCATTTAGAGAACAGGGAGCAGGGAGCAGGGGGAAAAAGACTTTTGGGATTTTTGCACAGATACGGTAATCATAAGTGATTAGGCGGACATGATATAACACAGAAACGTTCTCATTTGGAACAAGAACATTCTCACTGAAAACAGAAACGTTGTCATTTGGAACAAAAACATCCTCACTGAAAACAGAAACGTTCTCACTTGGAACAAGAACATTCTCACTGAAAACAGAAACGTTCTCATTTGGAACAAGAACATTCTCACTGAAAACAGAAACGTTCTCGTTTAGAACAAAAACATTCTCATTTGAAACAGAAACGTTCTCACTAAAAACAGGAATGTTCTCGTTTAGAACGCGAAACTTGCAGATAAAAGCTTGATTAATGGAGTAGGGAACATGAATTTTACTGTTCTGAGGTAAAAGAATCGCGCAAATATGCTAAACTTTCACGTACAGTAACAGTATTAGGATGATCCACCCCTAACCGACGCTCACAAATATCTAATGCTTGGATGTAAAGGGGTTCGGCTTCGCTGTATCTGCCTTGGGAGTCGTAGAGTCCCGCCAGGTTGTTGAGACTAGCTGCGACATTTGGATGTTCTTCACCCAGCAGCTTGCGCGTGAGTGCCAAAGCTTGGATGTAAAGGGGTTCGGCTTCGCTGTATCTGCCTTGGGAACAGTAGAGTACCGCCAGGTTGTTGAGACTTTGTGCGACATGTGGATGTTCTTCACCCAGCAGCTTGCGCGTGAGTGCCAATGCTTGGATTAAAAGGGGTTCGGCTTCGCTGTATCTGCCTTGGGAGTAGTAGAGTGCCGCCAGGTTGTTGAGACTTTGTGCGACATCTGGATGTTCTTCACCCAGCAGCTTGCGCGTGAGTGCCAAAGCTTGGATGTAAAGGGGTTCGGCTTCGCTGTATCTGCCTTGGGAATGGTAGAGTAACGCCAGGTTGTTGAGACTAAGTGCGACATCTGGATGTTCTTCACCCAAACGTTTTTTAGTTACTTCTAAACACTGCTCATACCAAGGTAAAGCTTGGTTATATAAACCTTGACCATTGTAAAATCCAGCGTTGCCAATGAATGCCCAAGGTAAATCTTCATCGGCTATATATTGAATGAGATTGTTTGCTACCTCAGCTAAATGAGGTATGGCAGGGGTGGCGGCGGTGATTTGCTCAAGGGTGGGCGAGTCAGGAATATCTTTAGCAACTGCTACCATTACCTTGCAAAAACTTTGCTTAAATTCCTCTGCCTTTTCTAAACCTGTACATTTATATTGGAAAAACTCCCGCAACAGTGGATGCAATTGGTAAACTCCCTCACTTTTGCGCTGGAGTAAATGTAGATTCAGCAAGCTATCGTCTCTAATTTCTTCTAAATCTTCCGCATCTTCTTCTGGTAAACACTGTTCCACCAAGTTCCAAGGTATGGGTGCGGCGGCAAATAAACTCAATAAACATCCCAATTGTTTATCGTCGTCCTCTAATTCTTGCCAACTCAACTCAAAGGCTGCTAACACACCTCGTTGTGCTGTCATGTCAGCTTCTGACTTAGATTTAGACAGAGAACGCTCATCTAGTCGCTTGTTCTCCAAGCGCCGCAACATCTCAGCTAAAGATAAATCCTGTTTTCGCGCCAGATAGCGCCCCACTAATTCCACACCCAAAGGTAAATATCCCAGCCACTCACACAACTGATTTGCTATAACTAATTCTCGCTCAATTCGCTGTGGTGTTTCCTTGAGTAAAGACCTCAACAACTCCAGCGCCGCCTCTGGTTGCAGCACATCCAAAGATAACTGTGGGATGCGTCCCAAGTTCTGGCGCGTAGTCATCAACACTTTAAACCGGGAAGGTAGCGACTGTAAGTAAGGCTTGACTTGCTCGTAGTCGCTGACATCATCCAACACTAGCAGCACATCACCACCACGCCAAAGCCGCCAGCAATATTGCACTTGCGCGGATAAATCAAAATCTTCTGGCGGCTTTAAATCAAGCTGCGTTCTGGCAAACTGCACAACTTGAATGCCCACATCCCCAGTTTTTGCCAGTAACCAGCAAAGCCCACCGTTGTATATTTCGCGTTGCTGGATGGCATATTGCAGGGCGAGTTCTGTTTTCCCAACTCCACCCATCCCCGCAATAGCCGCTATTGCTACTTGTTTATTATCCTGCAAAAGTTGGTGGAGTTTTTGCAATTATGCTTCACGCCCAACAAATTCCACAACCCCACTCAGGGGCAAATTTTGCGGTATTTCGGTAGAAAGATTTGACTTTACCCGTTCGTGTTCGGGCGACTGTAGTCAAAAGTTAAAAGTTTGGGTTCGGTTGTCATTAGAAACGTTCCCAACATTCCCGCCATAATTTTTATCAACTGTGTTCGTAAAATTCTGAATAATAGAGGGTTGAGATTTAACAGCATTAGCCACTGTCTCAACAGCTTGAGCAATTTCTGGGTCTTTGTTTGCCGCTTCCTCTACTTGTTCGATTAGATGCGCTTGCCCATAATCTAAAGGTTGTGTTTGAGCTAATTCAATAGCACTTGCTGTATTGGGTTGTTTGCGCTTTAGGAGTAAAAATAACTTTTCGCCTTCGTTCCAAGCCTTTTCGCCGATGATTTCACCAGTTTTTTCAAAGGCTTTGGTGATGACTAAGGTGGCGATCGCAGCTGCTGTCAGTGATACTGGCTCCATAATTCGCCAAAATATACGGAATTTTACATATGGTTCTCAGTCTAACAGCCTTTAAACAAGTAATAAACAACAAATAACAGAAAAAATTATAAAAAATTGAAGGGACGACTTCTACAGGTGAAATCGTCCCTCTCAACTTTTAAATAATTCGCTGCTTTTTGCAATTACGTTTTGTGATAGCGAAGGGTTAGCGGCGATAATGACGGATCTAAAATTTTGGATACCTCTTACCGAGTTTCAGCTTGGGTTGACACTGTTAATACTTGCGGTGGTGTAGCATCGGGTGGATAGAGAAAGTCTACTTCTACTAAAGAGCGATCGCCAGCTTTCATGTTTAATAAAACTAAGGGTTCTCCTGGTTGACCTCGCTTTTGTACTAAATGCACAAATTCTGTTTTTGGCTGATTTTGCTCGTCTTTGTAACGTACCCGCACTGTCCCTCGGAAGAATACTTCACGGGCTGGTATATTCAAAAAGCGTAACCCTGGTTTGACTAACTGATCCTCTTTGAGTGGAGTTTGGATCGATACACTCACAGTTTGAGGACTTTGGGTATTGTTATATAACGGCAACTTCAGACTATATTGAATTCCATAGTTGCCATGAGCGCGATATGCAGTGTCAGGATAGCGCACCAGCATATTACCACTTTGAATTTGATTAGTTCCTAAGGTACCACCATGCAGGGTACTCAGAGCATAGGAAAACATTTCACCAGGTTGGGGAATAGTTAGATACCTAGCTTTAGGATTATCTACTAAAAAAGCTCTCCACTGTGAACCAGCAACCACTCCCGCAACACGCCCATAAATTCTTGGCTTCCCAGTTTCTTCTAAGGGAGTGGGGGTTTTATCCCGTGGACTAGCCAAATCACCATTATCTAGTAAATTTTCCCACTCTTCCAAACTAGGCGCACGTTCACTACCATCGGGATTTGCAGGGGCGAACATGGCTAGGCTAGCTGCATAGACAGTGCCATTACTCCATAGTCGCATTAATGTAGACCGACCGTTGAGAGGTGGTGTCAATCCCTGCACCGGAATTGGTAAATTTAGTAACATCCGACTTTGCCCTGGTGGAATTTCAATTTGGGCAGGGAAAATTGCTTGTCGTTGTCCTCTTAATATATCAGTCATGACGCGATCGCCAGGCCCGGCAAAAATTTTGCCTAAAGGATTTTGCGTCAAAGATGGTAACTCAATAAATGGTGCATCGGGTTGACTTAAATAACTCGCCGCCTGCAAAATATTTACTTTCACAGATTCCGAACCAGGGTTATGCAAAATTATCCCCAGGTAAAGAGAACGTAAATTTTCTGGTGGTTCAGCTTTTGCAACATGGTGAGCAAAAATATCAAATCGTCCTCGAAAGGGAAAATTCAGATGTGCCGTTGGTACTTTTTTCTTATCTGGTGGAAAAGTCGAAAGTAAAATTCCTTCTTTTAAAACTAA
It encodes the following:
- a CDS encoding DUF3370 domain-containing protein encodes the protein MLPLLLIFPIAQSTPVTPPPQEVVQSQQVRPLPGKLDRVPTFNSNSPELVLKEGILLSTFPPDKKKVPTAHLNFPFRGRFDIFAHHVAKAEPPENLRSLYLGIILHNPGSESVKVNILQAASYLSQPDAPFIELPSLTQNPLGKIFAGPGDRVMTDILRGQRQAIFPAQIEIPPGQSRMLLNLPIPVQGLTPPLNGRSTLMRLWSNGTVYAASLAMFAPANPDGSERAPSLEEWENLLDNGDLASPRDKTPTPLEETGKPRIYGRVAGVVAGSQWRAFLVDNPKARYLTIPQPGEMFSYALSTLHGGTLGTNQIQSGNMLVRYPDTAYRAHGNYGIQYSLKLPLYNNTQSPQTVSVSIQTPLKEDQLVKPGLRFLNIPAREVFFRGTVRVRYKDEQNQPKTEFVHLVQKRGQPGEPLVLLNMKAGDRSLVEVDFLYPPDATPPQVLTVSTQAETR
- a CDS encoding DUF4347 domain-containing protein, with amino-acid sequence MNMKNTSILFIDSSVINYEILLEAFVLKLEAVILDRHQDGVEQITHVLSQCRGVESVHIISHGSPGCLYLGNTQLSLSTLQRYTQELQTWSSHLCVSPSLLLYGCNVAAGDAGEEFIDKLHKLTKASIAASANLTGNAALGGDWNLEISRGEVTTAQVFKPEILETYNFVLASSNDNFANRIILSGNSGNSTGNNVGATGESGEPIQSGTTNSIWWSWTAPASGNIVFDTIGSGFDTYLDVYTGNAINSLSLVAANDDLASGNRASQVSFTVTAGTTYHISVDGYQANTGNVTLNYSFTPAPSNTAPTLTDTVINLNSINEDSDAPSGAVGTLVSSLVNLGGNVSDSNNGAVTGIAITTTNTSNGSWWYSTNNGQNWYSVGTVSNSSARLLAADANTRVYFRPSPNFNGTINNAITFRAWDQTSGINGNLGNTSTNGGSTAFSSTTDTAAITINPVNDAPVIAPIFFNIPENVSNGTIIRTLTATDVDSNTTFSNWAIASGNLDIDGDGNQAFSINPNTGELAINDIDDLNPQINPIPIVNLQVNVSDGILTSPNQNVFIKLLMNPGDLDLNFGNGEIVSTTSNIYAKSVAIQPDGKIVVFGGLSQFDLARYNIDGSLDSNFGSAGIVNTSIGTGSEDGYSVALQPDGKIVVAGYIWGANSEPNRPDFALARYNADGSLDSSFGNAGKLITNFGEDFGHKVLVQADGKIILAGYIGNGNADYVLIRYNTDGSLDASFGNGGKVNGTKGYAVAIQADGKIVVGGRDYNGSDIKFALTRYNTDGSLDTSFGNSGRVVAAIGTPGGEIHTIAIQADGKIVAAGRVWKYVNYTSSNQNDLAIARFNTDGTLDANFGDGGKVIAPLSANTDDRANSLSIQQNGKIVVGGYIESETNSLNRRTVLLAYNANGTLDNSFGIGGQIMTPLWSAYDESDIVATQSDGKIVVVGQFDDSSFAVARFLGVSNIAPPAIANWPEYAASYTENAPAILIAEPNTTVTDPDSANFHTGKLTVRIKSGGSSDDRLSIRNETQINLNGHIINYGTLEIGTFSVGTGSEDLVIDFNTSATRIAVEALLHNITYVNVSENPSITPRIIEVVLSDGDGGTSTPVTRTINVMAVNDAAVITAGQSFSINEGVANGAVVGTVAATDVDGSTFTNWTIIDGNLDSDRDGQVGFNINSTTGEITVNDSDELDFEINPIFELQVTVSDGINTSSVQTVTVQLQDVIENTLYGTRSADNLTGSLADDIIYGYEGSDRLYGETGKDTIYGGISNDSLYGGTGNDILDGGDANDYLYGQDGSDRLIGNAGNDYLYGGGGDDFIDGGAGTDSLNESGDVNFTLTNSQLSGLGNDTLISIEKVILTGGITDNILDASAFTLGSVSLYGGAGNDNLLGSSKNDYLYGQDDSDRLYGNAGNDYLYGGNSDDTLDGGVGNDSLYGENGNDRLIGGIGNDYLYGGAGDDALDGGAGTDYLNESSNVNFTLTNTQLSGLGSDTLISIEQVTLTGGISDNILDASAFSLGKVYLYGDAGNDTLNGGAGNDYLYGQDNSDRLTGGAGNDYLYGGNGDDLLNGGAGNDYLYGQAGADIFVLASGNGTDTINSFQDGIDKLGLFGGLTYGALTISASGNNTSIRITSTNEVLATLTSINSSLIGENDFIFSNG
- a CDS encoding tetratricopeptide repeat protein; this encodes MQKLHQLLQDNKQVAIAAIAGMGGVGKTELALQYAIQQREIYNGGLCWLLAKTGDVGIQVVQFARTQLDLKPPEDFDLSAQVQYCWRLWRGGDVLLVLDDVSDYEQVKPYLQSLPSRFKVLMTTRQNLGRIPQLSLDVLQPEAALELLRSLLKETPQRIERELVIANQLCEWLGYLPLGVELVGRYLARKQDLSLAEMLRRLENKRLDERSLSKSKSEADMTAQRGVLAAFELSWQELEDDDKQLGCLLSLFAAAPIPWNLVEQCLPEEDAEDLEEIRDDSLLNLHLLQRKSEGVYQLHPLLREFFQYKCTGLEKAEEFKQSFCKVMVAVAKDIPDSPTLEQITAATPAIPHLAEVANNLIQYIADEDLPWAFIGNAGFYNGQGLYNQALPWYEQCLEVTKKRLGEEHPDVALSLNNLALLYHSQGRYSEAEPLYIQALALTRKLLGEEHPDVAQSLNNLAALYYSQGRYSEAEPLLIQALALTRKLLGEEHPHVAQSLNNLAVLYCSQGRYSEAEPLYIQALALTRKLLGEEHPNVAASLNNLAGLYDSQGRYSEAEPLYIQALDICERRLGVDHPNTVTVRESLAYLRDSFTSEQ